GGTGGATTTTGAAAAGAGTTGTACTTGTTCCCAATTTAGTATGGTTTTGCTTTAAGATGAAGTCGAGGGAAGTAATCGGCTTCTCTTGTAGGTTAAAATACATCTATCGAATGAAACTTAataaaagtattaaattaaATTCAGTTTAGTTATTACACAGTCTAATGCATTTATGATAGTAGAGACTGATGCATCAGAAATAGGGTATGGTGTTAtcctaaaacaaaaaatttcaaaatcaacaaaagagtatatattttgttttcattcagGACACAATTTAACCGACATATATTCCGCACTTTGAAAGTGCggaacaaaattaatattttgtttgtttgcctAATTGTGTCATACAACACAATGCGGAGAGAGAAAGTTTCAAAATAGCATTGAAtgtaatctttatttttatatgatggatttataattatatgacatgttaaaatgtttttattaaataaaatgactacttttgaaatttttaatttagaatgagGTTTAGAAGTATTATGCTTGCATCTACTTTAAATTACATTATGCCATATGTAAAAAAAAGGATCTAATactaaacttaaaaatatagttttaccacatatatatatatatattcaagcCGAGAAACTATGGaaatgttttggaaaaaaaaaacagaaaacttaCTACTAGTATatcataataaaatatcaataatataataagtAAACATAATTTTCCAACGGTttcttgtatattttataagaCTTTGTGTGGGACATTTTAATAATGACCAtagtaatatattttcataagttGAATACTTTTAtacatatttacaaaaaataataataagacaaTTTGGAATAAATTAATCAgaagtttaatattttagtacTCAGTTGTCCATATTTCCAGAGGATAAAAGTTATTCAATCTATAACACcaattcttttgtaaaatatatatttaatttttttataaatatatatttgtaaaattttataaaatacactTCATATACAGATGTATtgtgatattaatttacaaaggCGAGAGTCCACAGTTATTGGCAGATTCAGTTTGACTTACTTTTCCCCCATGAACTTGTTTTTAAGGACAAAACTTAAACCATGGTGGATGAACCACGACCATGCGATCGGAGCGTGATTGACGGCTACATCTCTCTTATAGTTTCAAGGTTGTAGAAGATCGTTACTCTGTTGGTTCTCTTCCATGATGGGGTGGTATCTTTGCGGTCTAACAGGTTCTTTTTGGATAAGATTATAAGACTGAAAATTCTATAATAGAAcaaactgaatatttttaaagaatttgaTAAACACATATTAATACAAGAATTTGGAAATAAAATGAGTTTGCAAAGCCGAGACACTCTTTCCTTAATTCTATAAACTTTTTGTAGTGTGACGTTTACATGACCTTCCAAAGTTTAGGATAGAACTGAATATGTTTTCATCTTCCATCACTGAATAACATAACTTATTGATCCTTTTTGTGTTGTAACTTGTAACCTCAggcaaaacaaaaaatgaaaagagaaagaaaggagTCTGAAGGGATTTTCTTGCTGGCATCATTAGTATTAATGAGAGTAAAATCTTAATCCATATTGAGTATATAGACAATAATGTTATACTAAGACatcattaataatatttaaaccaaCTAATAATTGGTCACATCCTCTTGTTATTATGGATATGAGTGGTATAAAAAGGTCTCATTAAATCCGAAAACCTATTTGCATTCACGAGGAGATTTTTTTATCTAGAGCTATTTAATTATGCATTGAccatatacaaaattaaaattgactGTATGAAAATCTTCTTTAGTGTGTAAGCTCATCAACTGAAGCAAGAGACTAGAGTATGGTCTGATACATATTTTCTCCAATACAGTTTAATGCATTTATATAAGACTTTTGAAACTTGTTAAGAGTTATTCGTTATATATAAGAGGATTAAccttaattttaaagtccacTTAGTCAAAATCGAGTTCCACCAGTTTTCTCACTTCTGCCTCTCAACATCTTCTATAAAAACATTGAAACAGCAAGAGTCATAACAGCTGGAATAGAGTCCATGCTTCCTCAAATAAAACTGCTTTATAGGTGGCTCTTGAAAAGAGTCAGATATGTTCCCATATTTAGCATGGTTTTGCTTTAGGATGAAGTCGAAGGGAGTTCTTATGGATGTTAGAAATTTCCTAACATGAGGAATTGCCTCCTCTTTGTAGGATAAAATACGTCTATCAAATGTAACTTAATACTCTCCCGTTTTTTATCATACGATGTTTTGGAGTtggcacatatatatatagtttaataaaataCTTGGATAAGACATACGCTTTGCGCGGATTgagttatattattaaaatattaaacatattgTACTGACAAATTTGTGTATACAAATTTTGATTGTTTATATAATCATCTATATGTTGGACATATACATttggatattttattttactaacttatcagtaaataaaatttatatattttcgatTTTGAAGTTACACAAATTTTCAGAATATCAgatttttactttctttttgacaacataagatgaaaaaaaatgaaatattaaaagaCAATTAAAATTGGATTAGgcttataatttaaaatataatttggttATGGATCACATTAAGACAACATAAAAATTTGTAGCCCGGCTTTTATTATACTTAAGGTCCAAATATAGAAAGATGATGGTAGTATTTGTTTGTAATTGATACTTTGTATAGGATGAAAGTTAGGTTAACATGATATATATCACTAACTATTATGAAAggtcattattaatgttttccTAGACTACGAAAAAAATTAGGCATGTGCCAAAGCTTTTTCTTAGTcttcaatataaaattttcataatttaagtTCTAAATAATTGGTGTTGCAAGgaaaaaaatttgatatataagttcgtttggtaataacaaaaaaacttaatttatgtattactctttatataaatttctgTTAGTGAGGAAGACCTGAGAACCTAAcaatattcttctttttttcttctgttaacAAAACAATTTTGAATAAATGCATCTCTTtgctataaataaaaaaaaatcaacacttAAAAAATCATTACTTTCCGATTTACAACAAAAGCATGCAATATTTAGGCCATAATATATAGCAAACTTTGATTTGAATTTATGTCCAAGTAATACGGATTAAGAATATATCTTACACTTTTTAACCTTGAACCATTTAAAGAAAGTTTCATTTAATGAGATCACCGAATATTCATTTAATGAGATCGTTGAATATTGAGTTCATCATATCATATACATTTatgtttggattaatataaGTTTTCCTAACAATTGGATTTTGGACTTACTAATTTTTCAACTGATTCTTATACTTCCATGTAAGCCAAATTGACATCTCAATTCAGTGATACctaagcaatttttttttaattaatacaaacttaaggttacaactttttaatgtttttctattaatatataggggatttgattttgtataattttaaacaaaaaaatattaaatatctaACTAATAACAATTCAACTAATTTGAAAACAATCTGCAGAATATACAAAGTCATATTACGTGagagttaataaattttacattgaaaaacaaaaacgaCATGTAACtcgaaacaaaaatatttttctaaaatgtgAATCTAATGAAAGGAGTATATAAAAATCAAAGATGAAAAATGAATGTCGTGTAAAAAATGGATTCTTTTTTGATAACTTTCTTCTGATGCAAGtaattctttcttttctctataatttttttattccatAATTTAAGATAGAAAAAGCTAAAATATAGGGCCGAAATAGAATCCTTGTCGaccaaaaagaaggaaaaattcATCGAAGGGGACCAGATCTTCCATCAGACTGGCGAATAATTAAaaggattaataaaaaaaaatatgagttagagaaaaaaaaacaaaaaagaggtGTGTGAACAAAGCTCATGCGTATACAATGAAGTTAACTGAAGTTTTGTGGTTCATGCAAATATGAAACTCACGCTAATGTTCATGCTCCTtgcaatatatatacataaagcAAACAAACCCATTCAAGCACAAACCAAGTTAACcacaaaagtaaaagaaaaatggGGATAAGAACTATTTGGGCATtattaatgatgatgatgataattgAAGTAGAGTCGAGTCTTCACAGAGTAGGCGGTGGAAAATACAATTGGAAACCCGATGTTAACTTCTCCGATTGGGCCAACCACCAACGCTTCTACTCCGGCGACTGGCTCTGTTAGTTTATATAACATTACTTCATTCTTTTTTTCAATTTcctaaattattttctttgaacaaaaaaaaaataaccacaaaaccaaattaattagtaggtcaaatattttaaacttaagaaatatatacaccatttcatattatttaagttttgaggggtcattattttatctttttaagaCTTAGTGTTCAAGATTTAAATCCATTTTAGAGTAATGTTTTTGTATCTGAGGGTTGagttttagataatttattaaattctttcttttaaaatatgatttattttgcTGATTTAGGTGAAAGTTTGGTTGATATCGATTTAGAGTTTGGTTGATATCGATTTAGAGTTTGGTTggtccattttttttatttgtatatgaaTTATGGTAAATTTTAATCTAATTTCTCATCTAAAATTGGTAGATTTTGGGTTCGATCGGACCCGTCACAACATCCTCCAAGTAAACAAGAGTAGCTACGAGCAGTGCATcgataatgattttatattcaaCGTGACAAGAGGAGGACGAGATGTGTTTCAACTTCTTCAACCAAAGCCTTATTACTTTATTTGCGGTAGAGGTTATTGCCTCAAAGGAATGAAGCTCTCCGTTAACGTCCTTCCTCAGCCGCCGCCTTCAACTACGACCGTTCCCATCATTCCCGCCTCAACCGCCAACACTCTCATAATAGACTCAAACGCTTTCACCGCTATTGCTACCACCATTCTCACGGTCTTCATTTATAAAGCTTTATACTTCGACTAGGCTAGGTGGCTATTTCGTTTCTTTGTTGAATTGGATTTTGGTGATATGTGACTatttcgtttctttttttaaatggatTTTGTTGCTTTAAATTGAAACTAAAGGTCAATTTCTAACATGTTCATTACattatctctttatgttctaGTTGATTAAATCTAGTGAATCATTTTAGATAGAATCTTAGTATTATATAGAGAATATATTGTCTCTCACCTCTTATTGACACGTCATCAGTTCGAATGCTGAGCAGCTGCCACTTGTCATTTCTCCTCTAAACTCTGTCtttcattaaattaaattttgtttcaatCCTTTGAGCCAGACCACGATTTACGTCTTCTTCATTTGCACACcggaatttagggtttaccagTCTCCTCAATCTCCGACATCGGTGCCGTTCACATACACACTCAGACAAACAACAATGGAGTTTGGAGTGACTGGGTTGCTAAAATGGACGGCCTTCAATGGTGTCTTTTTGTCTTCCGTCGTAAGCAAGCGTAATGTTCACAGTTACAGATTCATCTCCTTTATTGCCTTATTAAGGCCATCGACCCACAACAATGCGATCTGTTGCAACTCTGTCTTCTCCAAGGCGGTGTATACAGCTATAAAAATGTTAGCCTTCTTCACTTGATAATCATTCTCTCAATCTGTAAAAACAACAAAGCAAACTTATTTCCTTCTAAAGGCTAACTCCTCTGATCTTAAGTCAGATCGTTGTCCTTCCACCGTTGAGGTCAAGTTGCTCAGATTCTGGGAAGAAGTCAAGCGTGGTGGCGAACTAATCCCCATCCAACCAGTTTAGTAGAAACAATAGCATGTTCGTGGAAAAGAACATAAAACATTCCTGATAGCTTCAGGTCTTCGTTACGCCGAGTGGAGACCAATCTTGAAGCTCAAGACCGGTGGATGCTGTGTGGATCAAAACAAGTATCAATCAGTGAAGATCACAATAAATCAAGAATCAAAGAGACACAATCCTGAATGATTGGGACTCTAACACCCATCGCTCATTGAGAACGAAGAGCACGCCGTAAAGCAACCCAGTTACAAACCCTCTAAACCCTATTCTCTCAATCACTCCAGTAGACAAGCAGAACACAGCCGCGGAGCAGAGGCCGGCGAATCCAGTGGTGGAGACAAATAGTGCGATGCTCAAAGAGACACGAGCGCGGCGGCAGAAGTTTGGATCCGAGAGGTGACGGAGGCCGATGGTGAATTGGAGAGGAGAATCTGAGGTTGGTGAAGATAGGAGAGCGAGTGAGATGGACAAGATGAGCTGTGAGACGTGGATTACGAGGGAAGTGAGGAGGAAGGATATGATGGAAGCAGTGGCGGAGCCCGCACAACCGCCGTTACGCTACATAGGTCGCAGTAATGTCTAGCAATCAAGTTAGCTCTCTAATCACACTACCTCTTCATCAATGCATGTTTTACTTCACCATCAGCCGCATGATTGAGCCTACTTGCAAGcctgaggtcaaatccttttcattTTCACAAACCAGCGCTCATGTACGATCTCTAAGAAACTCTTTTTGATCATGGCCACTGGCGTAGACCAAAGGTGGATTTGACGATCAATACTAGCCCTATGTTGGTTGGAGGTGAGATGCTACGCCATGTTAAGCTTTTTAATATATAGTCTTGAATCTCGATCTAACCTTCTACAGCTTCTTATACTATGTTTTACAAATTCTCTGAGCATCAAACGACGGTCAGTATAGAATGTTGATGATTCTGGTTCCGTATTATATATTTCTGGATTCTGCTGGTTAATAAGTTATGATCTCTGTAGTATGGTCGATGTAAATACAAGGTCGGCTCTCTCTCAACGATACCTCAGGCACTCATTTCTATTTTGACAATGAGTGGCGCAAGCAGTGCTTACCTGCAGATGTAAGCACTCTGATTttttcattaagaaaaaaacaacatgCAGCTCTAAACTGTCACCTCTTCCTACTGCTAATATTTTGAAAGGTTAGGTTTGTGAGAGTAATGAAGGACCATAAGAGGTTGGAAAGCTGCTACCATGTCTAATGGAGAAAGAGCTACTGTGTATGATTCAGTTGAGGACCATCGCCCATGTTGATGCCAGTAACACTGGAGAGGAAGAAATAGATAAAAAGGCGGGAAGTTCTGCAAAGAAGATACGCAAATACTACACAGTCTAAATCAGGAGGGATTGCATCGCTGGGCACTCTCACCGTTATGTTGCATTGCAGGCTTTTTCAATTTTCACATTACCAATAACTACAACAACTTCTCTCACTGAGAACCATGTTCcgggttttatatttttatgcgTATTTCGAATTTCAACTAGACTCTGCATTCTCAAGCTGATAAATTTACTTCATTTTCTTGCATATTCTTTACTTTTGGGTATAATGACGCATGAACTATTTCTTGGCCctaattttttcatatatttattactCTCATTACGTGTTGAACTCCATTAAGTCAAACCATATATATTAACAATACATCAAATACTCCATAAATAATCTTtggatttttaatgtaaaaacccCTCAAATATGTTTCATTCGGGTATAAACCCCTCAATTAATGATTCAACGTATAAACTCCTCAATTCAGTTTGTCTAACGAATTGATCCCTACCGTTAACTGTACTGTTTAACACTACGgagtgttttgattgttttgtaAACTATATGATATCTTAATAAAACAACACAACATTAACTTCAAACAGCAAGTAGTTTAAGCTCACGACTTATAACCTCTCTAAATCCCtacaatgttctaaaaatcccCAAATTATTAAGACACAGAGATGACGAACCCTAGTTTCTCAGATTGAGAGATTTTTGAGTTTCAATTGTGAGGTTCAAGACAGGGTGAATTCGACAGAAGCTTAGATCCAATGGGAGGTTCTACCCATTGGAGTCCTAAaaacacatatatgtatatgcacatacacatatatgtgtttttgtttttaggAAATGGATAGAACCTCCCATTGGAGGTGCTCTTAGAGACTCCTTTTGTGTTTAGTGTGTCCTGTGTCAAAATTGCAAAACAAAGAGTCAAGGAATCGTGAGGCAAACAGAATTATCTCAGCTTATTTGAGCTTAAGGTCATTAGAACCTTTTTTTGGTGTTTCATTTTGTCTCGGCTAAAGGTCATTTGAGCCTTTTTTAGGTGTTTCGTTTTGATATTAAGACTTATAGATGTTATGAACTGTGTCTTCACTTCTCTCCTGCAATTGAAATCTTTGGACAGGTTTGGTCACTTTTACAGTTCTTGTGATCTTGTACACAACAACATATAGGCTGTAGTGAAAGATGATTCATTTGCATACATACAAGGTTTCAAGCTCATGTTCTCTTTAGAGTACTGAATAgcaataattttgttttctaacaTATATGTCTTAGTAGTTAACGATCGACATAagcaaatgttaaaaaaaaacaaaacaaaaacaaaaactatcgACATAAAACACACAAACCACTTGAGCATAACAAGATTTACGGTCGCAAACGAG
The window above is part of the Brassica napus cultivar Da-Ae chromosome C3, Da-Ae, whole genome shotgun sequence genome. Proteins encoded here:
- the LOC106385745 gene encoding lamin-like protein — encoded protein: MGIRTIWALLMMMMIIEVESSLHRVGGGKYNWKPDVNFSDWANHQRFYSGDWLYFGFDRTRHNILQVNKSSYEQCIDNDFIFNVTRGGRDVFQLLQPKPYYFICGRGYCLKGMKLSVNVLPQPPPSTTTVPIIPASTANTLIIDSNAFTAIATTILTVFIYKALYFD